The Hemicordylus capensis ecotype Gifberg chromosome 5, rHemCap1.1.pri, whole genome shotgun sequence nucleotide sequence ctcctgaaacAGCTACATAGCAGCAGTGTAGATTTCAGCAGCAAGATGTAAGGGCCAGCCAAACCATAAGCTTGCCGGGATAAGAACATTCTGGTCTGGCACATATAAGCCATGAGGAAGTGGGCAGATCTGgtatcttgtggcagggagttccatagccCAGGTGCCTCAACAGAAAAGACTCTCCTGCGTGCCACCAGTTGTACCTCCGATAATGGCGAGACCCAGAACAGAGCCTCCCCCGCACAACTGAGTGGACAAGCAGGATAATGCTAGCAGATAGGGCCCTTTAGGTAATCTGCTCCCAAGTTGTTAGGGTTCTAAAAGTAATAAGTAGCACTTCAAATTGATCCAGAAGTAAGTGCAAATGATTTAAGTGATTCTGCGGAAACACATTTCTGTACCTGCAGCAACGGAGTgttgctgctccatccctgatgcaCAGATGAAATCATCTGGTGAGAACCCCTGAAGTTGTGAAACTGTGTTGGGATGAAAGGAAGAGGCCATATTTTTCAGCTTGCAATTTCTAAAGCCATTTAGAGCCTTAAAAAGTAAACACAATACCTTGCATAGTGCATGGAAGACCACGGAAAGAGAGTGCAAAGAGTTTTGTGATATGCACCCGGCTCAACATACCCAGCTTCTTTAACCGTTCCTCATAAAACGTGGtttcctcctctgaacctgtttcgGTTTGTCAATGTTAAAATTTAACGCCTGCCATGGAATATGTCACTGCGATGGAATATGGTTCGACCAGCAATATGCCCCAGTTGTCCCTGATTTCTGGTATTTCTGGCAAATCACTGTCTCGGTTTTCAACTTTTGAGGATGCCCAGTTAAGATTTTGTCAGTGTGTGAGTGTATACCCCTTCCCAGGTGTGTAAACGTTAAGGGACTGAGTGGGTAAGGGATGCATCTTGTATCTAATACATAGAAATAAAGAGATGGTTGCACATGAATGTTAAGGCACCATGCAGCATCCAGCCTGTCATTTCAAATGCTACAGCCTCCATGATATACTGTTGTTCATATTTTGTTGGTCAATGACCAGTACAGTATATGattaccacacacacaaaagattaCTCCCGAATTATAAAACGTTCCTTTACCATATTCTCATTCCATTCATAAAACCATTGCTCTAAAAGATCAGCTGAGATAAGCAAGAAGTGGTAGTAGATTGCTATGTGTCAATAGGATTTTGGTGAAAGAGGAGACACTTTTCCAGAATTTGGATTGTTTACAAAGATATTCTTGtgtgccactgaagaagacccaAGTGTGGTCGAAACAGGTATGGCTATCAAGACCTGTTGAAAAATCATCTCCTTGGAAATCGCTCTGTCGTTTAAGGCTGCTCACAGGATCTTGGTCCCTGTGTATGGAGTCTACGTTACACAGAATCCTGTGTAACTCACATGTGGAATCTGTGAGTTACTATTCTGGATTATAGGACTTTAAGGTTTGGGACCTAGTTGGTTTCATTTTGTACTACAGGTTTTACATGGTGGTTATTTGTATTTGAAACGTTTGATTTATACCATTAGGTTTTATTCTCTTGTGATGATCTTTTAAAGCAATGGTTTTATGATATAGTAAATGGACATGTAACTTTGGAATGATCTTTTTAATGGGCTCCTAGTCAGAGCCATCTCTGCAAGGACTGCAGCTATCTTTTCAAGCGCTGGTTCACGCTGGCTCTGAATTTCAGAACTGCACCAGGAAGAATTTGGAAGAACAATCTGAACAACCATGTCCTGTTCTTCTAGAAATGCATTCCGTTGGTGTCACATTGCAACTAATATGAATCCGAAACCCCCAATTGATTTCCTTCCCCCACTATTAAATCATTCAAATGCCTTCCCAGATCTTCTGTTCAATCAGGAAGTCAGCCACGGACTTTCACAATGGCCCTTGATTGGCTGTGCAGCTTAGCTTCTCAGGCGCGCTTTGGGTCTTGTTTCATATTCTGGAGGTCTTGTCTTTTGCATCCACTGATTTACAAAGTGCAGACTTTCAAGACACACCACTGTTGCTTCAAGGAACAAAATGATTAGAATCGCTGGTGACAACCAGTGCAAATGacttaattttttccccttcacTTTGCCAGAATTAATTACTCCTCTGTTTGTCAGAACTGGTTATTGTAAAAGCATTTAGAGCtgtcaagagagagagaaagaatgcttGCTGACTGAGAGAACCCACCTTACAGATCAGTCCTGTTAGGACCAAAGCAGTCATTGGTTGACCACTGAACTGATTTCTAGTTGGAAGTACAGGCCTAGAACACAGTCCCTATAATAATGGATGCTCTGTGGCCATAGCTGTGGAATTCAGGGAAGAGCCAAGCTGGATCCATCAGGCTCTTGAGAATTCTACTTTGCGGTTACTGGTGTGCGTTTATCTGAATGTACAGAGCAACTTTCTAGCCCTCATTGTTGCACAGTTGCAAGCATCAGCAGTGTTTGAAAAATGTCTCGAGGGAGTCTGGTGGGAACTGTATTTTTTCAAGGAGAGTTTTTATCCTTCTGTCACAAGGCATAGCAAAGCCAATGTAGACATGTGAGTTTTATTCCTCTATCATGGGACCATAGTCATTGTAACTATGTGTTGGACCTTCCCACCAGCCACAGGAGGGCCTGATTACTCTCCCAGTCGCAGGGCCGAGAAGACGGAGGCAGCACCACTCCTGGGCACAGTCAAATCTGGCCAGGACCTTCCCCGGTTGCCTGAGAGAGCTGGGAACTGACGGACCATGGGTGGGCCACcatggcccaacaggttgcctcctggtggcaaagaggagaaggcagggcctcaacactGTTGAGTCAACAGCCAGCGAGATGGGCAACAGCTgaagaagggaggatggaggcagCTAGAttggagagggtggagtcaggagaAGGAGACTGGGATTGCCGATTGCAGGGCTTTGTTTAAAGTTTCAGGAGGTCAGGAGCGATGGGAGTGACGTGGCCCTGGAGACTCCTGGCGAGAATCAGCCTGACGTCTCTCCCTGATGGCTGGTGGAGGAAGAGGGTGACAAtcaaccccctccccagcacttctgagACCACTTGAATAGACTTTGAACAGAAGCAGAAGGAGGGAGGCAGTTGGAAACTGTGGCCACAGGCAAGGGTGTAACACTGTGGTGGGTTTCAGATGAGTTTGCAGGGTGGTGCTTCTTAATAACAAACTCTCTGGCAGTTTTAACCTCATGTTTTGCTGGTCATGTGTGGCCTTTGGCCACTTGTTGAGATGTCTCTGGTGAAAATTAAGGATGGCTGGACATGCCTAAATCTACTCTGGAATTAATTCATAGTACATAAGCAGATGGATTTCCCAGACATCCCTTGACTGTCAGAAAAAGGAATCCTAACTCCAGAGGAGATTGAGGCCCTAGACTCTGCATGGACACCATTCTGATGGGTTCTCAgaagcctccccatctcatgCAAGTTACTAGCACAAGGAAGAACAACTGAGAGAACTCCTGGAAATGCAGTTATAGGACTCAGACAAATTGCCAAGACATTTCAGATTGGGCTGGTCTCCAGAGGATCTGGGGCCGGATTAATCATGGAGACACTCAAAATTTGGGGTTTGAAAAATCCTCCATTCCAAATCTCACTCAGCACTAGACAAGAGATATGGAATTTAAAAGTCAAGTGTGTGATGTTGCCCTTTATGTCCATGGATGAACTCTCAATATGCCATTGTCTTAGCATGGACAGGAGATGCTGAGAAGAATTTAGGCATATCTCTGTATGAGAGTAGGGAGTGTGTGTGGGTGCgcatgtatgcatgtgtgcacacatgtactcAGACTAGGACTGCAATGTTTAATTAATgagattaattgattttaaaagcctcttaACAAAAAAAAGTGCCATGCTGAACTGGgaagcagatagatagatatagatatagatatagatagatagatattcataTTCATTCTTATAAATGAATTCTTAGAAGCTAGCAAACTTCTTCCTAAAAGAGGCATTCCCGCTTTTCTCTCACACAGGAGGAAAAGCCTCTTCTAAGATGTTGCTTCATACAACACGGGCATGACCTAAAAGCAAATAAAAGATGCTTCTTGTTGTGAAACTACTTGTTTACTCATATGCAAGttttattaaaaaattatttaatcagGTGACAGCTACATTAAATACATGTACACACAATGTGATAATGTGCTGTTTAAAGCCTTTAGATTCAGCTCTGACACAAACCCAGGCTTTTGGCTTATCCCTATTTGACTTTGTATTTCCATGTGTCATCAAGAAACTAGTTAATtgaggggttctcagacttggatctgcagatgttgttgaactacagttcccatcatcctcttcagccactgaggctgggtaaaatgggagttgtagtccagtaatatCTGGGTACCCAGATTTGAGAACCCCTAGTTTAATTCTTCTTCCCTTGCCCAGGTTTTGTTGCACTGTGAATTGCTGTACTCACTGCTATCTTCTTAAACTCATACAGACACAGAACAGACATTTCAATAAACTCTGAGTGATTTACTGTATAAAATAGCCTTGCCACTGGAGCTTTTGAAATGTTGCGGCCGTGCTTTTCCTCCAGTAATGCTTACAGTAATCCCCATTCGGTTATTTGTACCGTAGAGTTCTTGTCTCCACATGGTTGCTTTTTGAAACCAATACTACTCTGCAAATAGTCCAAACAAGCTTCTAGTCCCCCAACATTGTTACGGATTCCCCGGCCTCTGCAGGCCTAGTTCATCATTGGTGGCCTAAAGGAGAAAAAAGAACCAATTAACTGGAAAACCTCCTGGTGGTGGTCCTCACCTGTCAAAGACTACTAGGCCAGTGTCCATTTGAAACATGCTTTTAGGGATTATTGGGATTTTTCTccttctgtatgtgtgtgtgtgtgtgtttgcgcgcgtgcgcacatgtataaaaatgcaaattgtctcaaaactggtttttaaattttacacacctggtctctcactctgTTCCGCACATTCAGAGCGTGAGGACCAAACCACACATTGCGTTAGAGACTCATGCCTGGGTCGCTTGAGGTGCTTAACTTCTTCTGCAAGCAGGCTTCAGGGGCCTCCCTGACTTTGATTACAGCCAGGAGGGATCCTACACCCATGGAATGAGTTCCATGCACGAATCTCTgccttccttctcttccctctgcagtgTCTCCTGGCCAAGATGGTCATGCCAACATGGACCTTCCTCCAGTGTCGGAGCAGATCATGCAGACCCTCACTGAGCTCGCCAGGTCCTTCCAGGAGATGGCTGACCGCTGCCTGCTGGTTCTGCACCTGGAAGCCAGGTATGGCTGACAGCTGGTTAAGTGGGAGCTGCGATATGGCTCCTCGGCAGTCCAAGTGTGGCCAACTCATTAATCACCTTTCCAGACCACGAGGAATTTTTTTCAAGGTTTGCCTGTAGGGGCCATCCTGCTTGCCTGAGAATTCCTAGAGCAACCCTATACTTCAGGGGTTCTCTGCTATGGTGGCTGGTGACAatgggaattgttgtccaaccacatctggtgacccaagtgtGAGAGCCCCTGCTATAAAGTAGGCTGGTAGCCTTCATCCAGATGTGGCAGATGGGAAGGGCTGAGGGTGGGAAACTTTCCCAAAGGCCACCCAGTGATATTGCCTCTGAGCTGAAACTTGAGCCAGGGCTTTCCACCTCTACACTCTTGAGCCTCACTCACTTATCTGCACCAGCTCACAACTCTCAACTGATGGTTGTGTTTGTGGGCTAATGTGGGACAGTGGACACATAATGGGACACTCCAGTTCAAAGCCCCACTCCACCACAGCTTGGGCTGTCCTCTTCTCATTAAAGTTTGGCTGCCCACCGCCACTCTATAGTTGTTCTGCAGCTGGGTATGGGAGTTGGACCCAAGCAGACACCACATAGATCCATCGACTCTTGGTGCAGGAAGAAAGCCCACCATTATTAAATATTTTGATCAAGCATTTAGCACGTATATCATTTTTTAGAATATTCAGAACTCATATCTGTTGCTTCAGCAGACTTGAcaaacagccctgtaaggtaggctggCAGTGCACACCCATATTTCAGACGTGGAGTAGAGCTTGAGAAAATGGTGGTTTGCCTAAGGCTGCCAAGTGAGTTCCTGGCAGAGATGAAATTTGAACCAGCCAGGTCTCTCCAGGCTGAATAAGGTGTGACGCAGGAGATGTATTAAGTTTCTCTGGACTTCTGTGCAGCTGTAGAAGACTCCTACTTTAATCATAGCAGCCATAGGATGGTCCTTAACAGACACCCCCATCATGGGCCACTTTTTCACCCTCCCCCAAGTTACTTTAATCCCTGCAAGGGAAATGTCCAAAAAGTATTTGGGCCCAGAGGGTAGGAAAGCAACTGAAGGGGTGGGGCCCtatctcagtggcagaacatctgttctgcatgcagaaggtcccagctttaatccctggtggcatctccaggtaggactgggagaaagtcctgcctaaaaccctggagagtcactgccagtcattgtagacaatactgagctagctggatcagtggtctgattctgtataaggcagcatcctatgttgcCTGTTTTGATCAGGAAAACAGCCACAAGGAATGGGTTATATGTACATCCTTCCATTTTTCGTGTCTCCTGCTTCTCATTTACTTTGGCCCTTGTCCCACTCTGCTACACCAGCCCTGAAAGGACATGTGCTTTTAAGCCACTTTTCCTAATGAGTTTCAACAACAGCAGATAGGAAACATGACCTGGGAAGCTTGAGCATATCCTGCTGGAACAGGGATGAGTGTGCGaaacagaaaaaggaaaggaaaggaaatctcTCACTCTTGAAATGCCAGGCAGCAGGTTATAGTTTGATGTGCTAATTGTTGCTTCTTGGTCCTCCAGCTTCTGTACGTCTGGTTATTACTCCTGATTCTGGTATCACCGTTTAAGGGTTTCTTTAGAAATGCCTCCAAAGATGTATTTGCTGAACCAGCATGTTCTATGCTGGAGAGCCCAAGGAAAGCACATTTGGCATTTTACCTGTGACAACACACACTGTACCTCATCAGCCCAGGCCTTTGTgttcattttccccataggggacAAAATGACAGACTAAAACGGTGGTTACACTTAAAGCAGAAATCACCAGCCTGTTTCCCCCTcctctgttgttgttattattatcatcattattattacttttttatTTTCCACCTATTTGAACTTTAAAGGGAAAATAGTAAGTTGTCATTTTAGTTTGAGAATGTCACCTTTATCAAGCAGTTTTGTTAAATAAAAGGTCTCCCCTTCAGGGGGGCTTTTAGTgatttggcagcagccacagatcACAGTTAACGGCCCTGAAGACGCATTTTGCAAAAATCAACCTTCCCGCTGTGCAATCAGCAATGTTTTCAGAAAACCTTAATGCCAAAGTTGCTTCAAGGTCAATCCAAACATGTCAGCTGATAGGCAGGGGAGTCCTCTGCGGCAATGGCACGATTTGACTTTTGTACTTTGCTTCCATTTTTCATACAACTGCAGTGGGTCAGCAAAAACACAACTCTGGCTTTCTGTTAACTGCAGTTAACCAATCAGGGGCGTGCTCTCTCTCCCTACATCCCACCCCCTGGAGCAAATTCCCCACTTCCTTCTCACCCATAGTTAAGGAGCTTGTCACCTCTGTCATTAACAGTAGTTAGTTAATGGAGAGACCTGTTTAGCCAGCATCTGAACGTACAGGTTTCAGATTGCTGGGTTAAAGGAAACCCTGATTAACCTTAACCATGGTTAATTATAGTTCAGATATACTAAAGAGCAGAGCTTGCTTTATGGAGGAGAGGGGCTGCAGAGAGGGAACCCACAATTGGGAGCCAGCCATGTATCTGCATTGACGAAGTTGGATGACCATGTGGCCATCCCCACACCACagccaacacctaccatccataTATGCAATCCTCCAGGCTTCAGTGAGTCACAGACAGATGTACTGAAACAAGATGTCAGAGGCGCAGAGGGTTCCAGGTGACTTGAGTAAGTGAGCTAATCTGTATGCTTAAGGGATCAGATACCTGTCGTAAATCCGTCAGGCTAATCAGACAGAGCATAAAACAGGCAGAGGAAGTAGAATAGCataggaagaaattctccaaaccaggttcagtccgagtcaaattcaatcaatccaacagagtccaaatcgcAGTCCACGGTCAAGGTCAACACAGTTCAGGATCCAAACATGTTCAAGGCAATAcacgattagctcacaggaaattggcgttgctatcagcagggtagctgtggtgcagttgtcttaaataggctgactcctggtgctgttaatcaagagatcctgagtcagcagctttgcctgttgttctacgcatgcggTTCGTTAattcttgctgtctcttggaccaacgcctctccacagctgagaccagtCGTTCCTCCTctacaagagctgcctcacctgcctctaactcattttcaactccctGTGCGTTGGACCCagtctcctttgcaacttctggtccttgccttccctcctctgctgtaacctccatcccctcctccagctcctcctcagagtcttccaTCATGCCCATGACAATACCGCATGTTCTCTAGCCTAGTTTGATTAGGGACCAATAGTGGGGGAGGTTTCTTTCCCACTCCAGTACTCAGAAATCATGAGGTGTTCTTTATAAATTTATCAACCTCTGATTTAATCCCCATGGAATTTTTCCTCCCACAGCGAGCAATGTTAGACCTTCAACTAGTTTAAGGTTTTCTGATCAAAATGTTAATGGCTAATTCACAGCTGTTATTCCTTGAACATACATATATCACAATCACTTTCCTTACTATGCCTGGCTAggttgtttgttgtttattttaaatgtgtataTGTTGCTTTCCTTAAGAAATATTCACAAccagcttaacccacgcagagcatctgcgtgctagtacttgagtGCTCCGCtcacccactgccacagcccccctcacctcagagagatctccaccctcacttgaactgcgctcctgctcctgctcctccattaccattgcttccatcccctcacccctcttggttgctccttCATCCTGTTGCTCCCCCCCATCCCTCTtagttgcagctgcagcattgctagtGCTGAATGGCCAAGCTGCCGCCCCCtagccccagagacctccccacccaagTGCGAACctggctcctgctgctccccgcaggagtagcagcagcagttgactaggcccttcttcgctgctgccgccatggctgctcgttccccttaggatgctgacaggctcaggcctatccctctcctgcctgccttcctccaccaatggcctctgtagctccgAGGAGTGGCgacggttgactgggcccttccttgctgccgccgctgccaccatggccacttgttcccctcaggccgctgacaggcccaggcctgtccctctccctcccttccttccttctctctcccctacccactcttcccctcccttctctctctctcttcttcctgagtcaacagatcttgttcatcttgtttcctcatctaattctcaCAGTGGCAgtctccttctcttgaaggggctctttcctcctctctttgcagaccctgcccactatccttttatatagagatagattcttctctcctctacagtcttcccaccagtaacagctgcattccaactgaccttaacattcactggctcctcctccctatctgcatatggaattcccactgttcaatcaccacggtgctcctgctctgttacctccgattggtaaagcactgtgtgggcgggctTGCCACACACATCGTTTGCCACagaccacctaagccttttatatatagatggATTGCAATTAAATAGACAACATATAAAAGGGACATTCTCAAAATACAAAATTATGAATTCCCATTAAAACCAGGAACTGTGTCAAAACTGTTCAAAAATGAACTGTGTTTCCAAAGGACTTGAACTGCCACAGAGACTTCAGGCTGATTAATCCTGCACATACCCTTGTGCCTCACATACAGGAAGGGAGCATCAGGGACTCTGGGTCTGAACTAACAGCCCTACAGTCTGAAGCTGACATCTGTCCAACTTTCGGTACCTGCAAAAGGTGCTGAGCTGATGAGGTAGCATGGTTGTACCATGATTGGAACTTCAGGCATCTTCCCCCatccgcccgccccccgcccccccagcaatCTGGCACAGAGTGAGGGAGTTTAACCCCTGCTCCTGTACTAATTCCCCAGTTAaactcacacacaccctccaaagCTGCTGTTGCCATAGAGAGGGAAACTAAATCTCCCGCTCTAGAGCTTTGTGTAAGccaactaatggcacagcaggaactgacttgactagcaagccagaggttgctggttccaatccttgctggtatgttttccagactatgggaaacccctatatcgggcagcagcaatataggaagatgctgaaaggcatcacctcacactgagcaggaggaggcaatggtaaacccctcctgtattctaccaaagacaaccacagggctctgaggtcgccacgagtcgacaccgactcgagggcacactttacctttagagcttTGGGTGGGGAGTGATGTGGGTAGAGACCATAGTGCCATGCACCACAGACTTGGTCCAGATCGGCTCCCTTCTCTCAGCAGGTGCTTTTTGAACAAGAAAGAGTTTCAGGAATACTCATTGCACAGTGCCGCTGTCACTTCAAGTATGGCCTTCAACGCCTCCTTCAGGCACTGAAAGGAACAGGGGTGTGTAACATCAGTCCCTCTGATTGTcagcaagtatttatttatttattcagtttatataccacccttccaaaatggctactgggcagtttacaacaggataagaacaattaaaaccagttaacaattaaaatcagaactataaaaacagaataaaaccaattaaacagtcaaacagctaaaaaccctggaaaaccagggcaaccatttaaaacaatttaaaacagtttacaatcatttaaaaaccctggaaggccaggccaaacagataggttttaaggtatctcctgaaagacagtaatgaactcaaattacggatttctgccgggagtgcattcgacagaccaggagcagctacagagaaggcccgcctctgagtctccaccagacaaactggtggtaactggagacagactttcttagatgactttaacgtgcggtggggatcatgcagaagaaagcactctcttagataactcggacctaagccattcagggctttaaaggtaataaccagcactttgtattttgccaggaaacatattggcagccagtgtaactgttgcAAGACAgggataatatggtctctctgagttgacccagagaccagtctggctgccgcatgttgaactaactgaagtttccggactacgtacaaaggcagccccacgtagagtgcattgcaatagtcaagccaggagattactagctgatgcaccactgttttgaggtcatcctcttcaaggaatgggcacagctgtcgaatcagccgaagctgatagaaagcactcctggccatggcctccacctgagataccagggtgaggcctgggtccaggagtactcccaagctgcacacctgctccttctgggggaatgtaaccccatccagcacaggaagatctaactcacccctctgattctgagcctccacaatgagcacctctgtcttgcttggattcagcttcaatttgttatccctcgtccagcccattactgcttgtaggcaggcatttcgagaatgagtgccatttcctgaaaatGGGgaaaaagtagatttgggtgtcatcagcatactgataacacccagcaccaaaactgcCTCCAggttcctccaaaactgcctggagctgcttggccaccaccctctcaatcaccttgcccaaccaagggagattggtctgtaactatccatcactaagggtccagggaaggcttcttaaggagtgatctaaccattgtctccttcagacaaggaggcaccctaccctccctcagcgatgcattcatgatattaactaggccacctgcaacaatctccctgctagatagaagcagcaaagttgggcaaggatccagagaacaggtggtaggtctcaccgctccaagcagcttgtccacatcctcaggaatcacagactgaaacggatccaatactgcaagagggatcgctggacacctcctccagaccttgcagaaatagtggagtccaagtcagcctaaatacaggagatcttgctTGCAAAGAACCccttaaaagcatcacagcagaacgacccaggggactgatttgaagtagaaggagtagagactaaactcctcacaacctgggatagctctgctgagcgcaaACATGCAGCTGCAATGTGCAcagaccaaaatctttttttCGCTGCATGCACCATCGCATATGTCTTCAAATGGGTAACATGcggtatcctgtcagattcgaactgagttctcctccacttgcgctctagtcgcctacccaaccgcttcaggccccgcaactcctcagtataccaagaggccattttttaagcaggtcagaagtgacgcttaggagcaatcatgtctactgccctgatgaattccctgttccaggttcccaccagggcatcaacagaatcaccggccgcaccatcAAAATCCTcccaggccttttgaaatccttttgggtccagcagccattttggatggaccatcctaataggtccaccacccctgcaggggtggattgtggctgtgaaaccaaccttaaccaggtagtggtccgtccatgacaatggagaaaccactggatcgcctacccacggaacacccccctgatccgaacaaaagaccaaatcgagtaaGTGGCCGGCAACattagttggttcagaaactaattgggataggcccatagttgtcatgaccgctatgaattcctgaggcacaccagacaagccagacccaaagtgaatattgaagtcccccagcactaaaagtctaggagactccaacaccaactccgcaaccacctctgtcagctcagttgggcagtggggtggacggtacaccaacagaatccccaatctatccctagttcccagcctcaaaaatatgcactcaatataggtcaactgccTCACAgcggccctggtaagggaaatggtattcttatggatcacagccactccacgcacacacacacaccccgcccacttcccctggcctg carries:
- the LOC128327198 gene encoding uncharacterized protein LOC128327198, which gives rise to MMEEEEEEQACGSVFRQKNGREVEATNNGGTGGIQERPRTTGLSKDTSTLELLLIKGPNLLKELLLIYCKSSMDPPGQPGLPAVHHWPRNGTHSRNACLQAVMGWTRDNKLKLNPSKTEVLIVEAQNQRGELDLPVLDGVTFPQKEQVCSLGVLLDPGLTLVSQVEAMARSAFYQLRLIRQLCPFLEEDDLKTVVHQLVISWLDYCNALYVGLPLYVVRKLQLVQHAAARLVSGSTQRDHIIPVLQQLHWLPICFLAKYKVLVITFKALNGLGPSYLRECFLLHDPHRTLKSSKKVCLQLPPVCLVETQRRAFSVAAPGLSNALPAEIRNLSSLLSFRRYLKTYLFGLAFQGF